GCCTCGGTCTTGATGGCCTTGTAGATCGTCATGTACTGGTCCCCGGCGACGATCCGCTGGATGCCGGCGAGTTCGGCGTCCTGGCCGGTGATCATCGGCCAGGGTGAGACGTTCGCCGCCTTCAGTGCGGCCACGGCGCCACCCGCGGTGCCGTCATTGGCCGCGTAGACTCCGTCGATCTTGTCTCCAAACTGAGTGATCTGACCGGCGACCCAGGTCTGGGCCTTGTCCGGGCTCCAGTCCGGGGTATCAAACTCGGCCAGCACCTTGACCCCGCTCTTGTCCAGCACGGAGTGGGCGCCCTTCTTGAACAGCACGGCGTTGCCGTCGGTCGGGGCGCCGTTGACCATCAGTATCGAGGGGTTCGGCGTCTTGTCCGCCGTGAGCTTTTCGACCAGCGAAGTGGCCTGCAGCTTGCCGACCTTCTCGTTGTCGAAGGAGATGTAGTAGGCCAGGTCGCTGGTACCCGCCACGAGACGGTCGTAGGAGACCACCGGGACGTTCTGGGCCTTGGCCGAGGCCACGATGCTGGCCGCCGCCGCGGCGTCCACCGGGTCGAGCACCAGTACCTTGATGCCGTCGGTCAGCGCCGACTCGGCCTGTTGCTGCTGCTTGGCGGCATCCTGGTCGGCGTTGGAATAGACCACTTGGTAATTGCCCAGAGAGGTCATCTTGGCTTCGAAGAGCGGACGGTCGAAGGCCTCGTAACGGGCCGTCTTCGACTCGGGCAGTAGCAGGCCGATCTTGACGGGGGCTCCCGCCACGGAGGAATCGGTGCTTGTCGTCGTCGAAGTGCTATTGGCGCAGCCGCTGAGCGACGTCGCAGCAATCAGTGCGCCTACTGCAAGGGTGGCAAATTTGTATCCTAGGGGTTTCACTGGGACGCCTTTCCATGAACCGCCTGATGACGGTGCCTATATCGTGGCCCCGCGGCCCGGAGGGGTCAACAGTTGTTCGGCGGGAACCCAACAGATACCAAATCGCAACCGCGTATCGAAGGAGTCGACTAATTTTCCTCCAATTTGAGCATCGCCTCCGGGCCGCTGGCCCGAAGCCGTCAGCGGCTGGCGGCAAAGTCGGGCGCGAGCGCATGCTCCAGCCGGACAATCACCGACTTGGAGACCGGCGTATTGCTGTCCTCGGCCGTATCGGCGAGCGCGACCAACACGTTCGCCTCGGGGAAGTACGCTGCTGCACAGCCGCGAGCCGTCGGGTAGGTCACGAGGCGCAGTTGGCGCATCACCCGGTCGTGCCCGTCGGCGGACTCGCTGTGCACGTCGACGTAGCCGCCATCGGCGAAGCCGAGCTCGCGCAAATCATCGGGGTTCACGAAGATGACGTTTCGACCTTTTTTGATGCCTCGGTACCTGTCGTTAAGGCTGTAGGTGGTCGTATTGAACTGGTCGTGCGAGCGCAGCGACTGCAGGATCAGTCGTCCGGGCGGCAGCTCAAGCGCCTCCAGCTCGTTGACGGTGATCACCGCCTTGCCGCTCGGGGTGGGGAAGCGGCGTTCATCACGCGGCGGGTGGGCGAGAATGAAGCCCCCGAGCCGGCGCACCTTCACGTTGTAGCCCTCACAGCCCTCCGCCACGTGGGAGATATGCTCCCGGATCACATCGTAGTCATCCCTGAAACCCTCCCAGTCGATCGGGTGCCCGTCCCCCAGTACCGCCCGGGCCATGTCGGAGATGATGGCCACCTCGGAACGCATGTCCTGCGATACCGGCTGCACCCGGCCCTGTGATGCATGCACTGCACAGAGCGTGTCCTCAACGGTGACGAATTGGGGGCCCGAGGCCTGCACGTCGATGTCGCTGCGGCCCAGCGTCGGCAGGATGATCGCTGCCTCTCCCACGTGGGCGTGGGACAGGTTGAGTTTCGTGGAGATCTGGACCGAGAGCCGGGTGGCCGCCATCGCTTGTTGTGCCACTGCGGTGTCGGATATTGCCGAGACCAGATTGCCGCCCAGCGCGACGAAGACCTTGACCTTTCCCTCGTGCATTGCCTGGATGCTTTGCACCGCATCCAGCCCATGCTTGCGCGGCGGGTTGAAGTCGAATTCGGCGGCGAGGCGGTCCATGAAATCCTCTGGCATCTGCTCCCAGATGCCCATGGTCCGATCCCCTTGCACGTTGGAGTGGCCGCGGATCGGACACGGGCCGGCACCGGGTTTGCCGATGTTACCGCGCAGCAGGAGCAGGTTCATGATCTCCTTGATCGTGGGCACCGCCTTCTTGTGCTGGGTCAGGCCCATCGCCCACGTGATGATCACGTTCTCCGCCGCCAGATAGCGTCGGGTGAGCTCGTCGATCTGTGCGCTTTCCAAACCCGTCGCAGCGAGCACGTCGGCTTCCTTCAGGGTGGAGAGGTGCTCCCGGTATTCCTGAAGCCCGATGCAGTGCTCGCGCAGGAACTTGTGGTCCAGCACGGATCCAGGTGCAGCATCCTCTGCCTCGAAGACGCGCTTGGACACGGCCTGCAGCAGCGCCATGTCACCGGCGAGCCGCACCTGCAGATACTGGTCCGCCATGTCGACCCCCCGGCCAATGAGGCCGCGCGGACGCTGCGGGTTCTTGAAGTTGATCAGTCCGGCCTCGAGCAGCGGATTGACGGCAACGATCTGCGTCCCGGCAAGCTTCGCCTCTTCCAATGCGGTGAGCATGCGCGGGTGGTTGGTGCCAGGGTTCTGTCCCATGATGATGATCAGGTCGGCCTTGGCAAAATCCTCGTAGTGGATGGCCGCCTTGCCCACGCCGATGCTTTCGGCCATGGCCTTGCCCGTTGATTCATGGCACATGTTCGAGCAGTCCGGGAGGTTGTTCGTGCCGTAGGCCCGGGCAAAGAGCTGATAGGCGAAGGCCGCCTCGTTGCTGGCCCGCCCGCTGGTGTAAAAGGTTGCCTCGTCGGGGGAATCCAGTGCGTTCAGCTCCCGGGCGATGATGCCGAAGGCATTGTCCCAGGAGATCGGCCGGTAGTGATCGAAACCGGCAGGCTTGTAGACCGGCTCGATGAGCCGACCCTGCTGTCCCAGCCAGTATTCGGAACGCTCACGCAGAGCGGAGACCGGGTGCTCGGCCCAGAACGTTGTCGGGACGGTCAAGGTGTCCGCTTCCCAGCTCACCGCCTTGGCACCGTTTTCACAGAATTCGGCGACCTTGCGGTCCGGCGGGTCCGGCCAGGCGCAGCTCATGCAGTCGAACCCGTCCTTCTGGTTCATGTGCAGCAGCGTTTTGAGCCCTCGTTGCGGGCCCATCTCCTCCCACGCCAGCGGCATCGAATGGATCAGGCTGGGTAGGCCGACGGCGCTTCGCTTCGGCGGACCGACCACCAGGTCCTTGTCCGTCGGATCCTCTTTCAGTGGCTTGCTGGCCATGGCCGCCGCCCCCTTCTCCGGGACGCGCGGGACCCGTTAGAGATCTTCGCCGCTACGGAAGGACCACTCACGCAGAAAGTCCGTTACCGCCGGTGTCGTATGGGATCCTGTTTAGCACCGGCGCCACTTGCAAGCAAGGCCTCGGGCCAGAAGTTTGGGCTCCGCACTCCCCTGGGAGCGCTACTTGAAAGCACGGGGAACCCAATTTGCACACTCGCAGGTAGACGAGATTCCGAGCTCGTCCCCGCAGGCGCGGGGAACATGCCAACCGCGCTTCGTGCTCTGTCGTGGCCCGGGCTCATATACGCAGGCGCGGGGAACACCCGGTGCGGCCCGGACACGGTGCCATCGGACAAGGCTCATACCCGCAGGCGCGGGGAAGACGCAGGTGGTTACAGTTCATCTTCCGTGATGGTGGGCTCATACCCGCAGGCGCGGGGAAGACGATGCCACATAGTGGGCACTGGTGTTGGCAGTGGCTCATACCCGCAGGCGCGGGGAAGACCGGTCTTTGATATGGTCGATGCGCTCACGTTCGGGCTCATACCCGCAGGCGCGGGGAAGACACATGCCCACTTGAATCGTTGCAATCATCCATGCCTATTCCGAGTCAGTTTCAGCGACGATTCCCTCTCCGGTATTTGCTCATATTGCTCCACCCGACCCGTAGGCCCATGTCGTCCGCTACGGCAGCCGGTTGCGATTCCAGGTCAGCATGCTCGGTTGACTCCAGCACCAGTGGCTTCGGAGAAATAGAATCAGCACGCGGACGCGCAATCAACTTGACCCCGTCAAAATCCTTCACTCCCCATTTATGCCGGTGCACCTTGAATTCGAGTCGCTGTTCGTTACGCGCGGGATGGATCAGGATTGCTCGTCCGTCTTTGCAAAGGACCTTGACTTCGGCCCAAATGGAGTCCCTTATTCTCGCCGAGACGGTGCCCGCGAACACGCCGGCACTGACTTCAAGTAGCCAACGGCTGAGGAAACCCCTCAAGCCCGGCGGACACGAGGAAAGGACCAGCACCATCATGAGGTCTCACCCACCTCGGAGTAGTTGCTACCGCTGGCAAGCATTCCCTGCTGGTAGTCCCAGATGCTGACCACGTCCTGGGACAAGTCGTTCTCTTCCACCTCGAAGTCCGGAAGCAACAGCTTTTGGATATCGACCGAACACCGCGTGAGCAACCTGGATTCAAACACGGCATCCCGCACCGCCTGGCGCACACTTGAGGCGATATCCGCCGGCATCGAGGCGGTAACCTCGAACGCCAGCGGAATGGAGATCTCAGCTTTGTAGAGGTCCGCAATGTCGTAGACGAACGACTTGTCGTGGCCGCTGTGGACAAACCCAAGTCCGGGAGAACAACCCAAGGAGACAATGACCGTATGTACGATGCCATAGAGGCAGGTGTGAGCCGCCGTGAGTGCCTGGTTGATGTCGTCGCTGGCATTGAAGTCGTCCGGACGGTAGTCCCGGCGCTCCCAGTTGACTTTCCATTTTTCTGATTGTTCGCGGTAGACCCGCTTGACCCTGGCACCTTCCCTACCACGGAGCTGTTGCATGGTGGTGCCTTCAAGATCCTCGCCGGGAAATCGCATCTCATACATTAGCCGGGCCACTGCAACCCGGGATTGCCGGTTCGAGACAAGCCGCGCCTGCGCCTCGAGCAGCCGTGAAGACCGGGCGAGAGAGCGGCCATGCGCGTAGTACCGCACACCCTTCTCCCCCACCCAGACCGCCGTTGCCCCGCAATCCGCCAGCAACGACATCGCCTGATGTGTCACTCTCGTACCCGGGCCGAAGAGTAGTGTGCCGATGGACGCGGCAGGCACGTGGACAACGGAGTCCTTATCCGTCACAGTCAGCGCATTCTGATCACGATGCACAGTGCATCTCTCCAGATAGAGAAATGAAATCCGGTCGGAAACACGGGTCAGTGCGGGAAGCTCTACGGGCCGCTTGGAGGGCGTGGGACCGGCCATGTCAGCGGTTCAGCGCCGATATGGTCATTAGACCCACCCCATAGGCTTTGCCGCGCCCAATCCCTGAAACCAGGGCGCTGCGAAACTTCTCCGGGTCATCAACCCTCAATCCACCGGCAAATACCGTACCGGCGATCGTCAATGTCGATTTCTCGCGCTTGAATCGGGCGTTACCGGAAGCAACGATCTTCACCAATGGGGTGCCATCAGTCTCAACCAGGGGTGAAAACCCGTGAGCGTTACCCTGCCTGGCCAGCCAGTCGAGCTGGTCGGCTTCCCGGATCAGGGCTACCCGTTTTCCCCTGGTCAGTTCGGGCCGTTTCCCATTCGGTGTACCCACATCGACTGCCGCTTTGACGGTGTTGCCCAATAGCCGGAAGTTGTATTTGTTCCCAGGCGCCACGTGGTCCAGATTCGGCCCGTACTCCCTGCTCAGTGGTTCAGTTCCAGCCACTCCTGCCTCGGCATGGAATGCCGAGGCATCTGGTCGGTCGTTGCTGACAATGTAGAGCCAAGTGTTGCTGGGAAACGTGTCCATCCTCCAGATCACGCGTTTGTCCCCGGAGTGGCCGTGCGGCGCTGGGGCAAACATCTTCATGATGGCCCCATGTGTCCGATGTGGATTTGTCAGGTACGGCATGGCACCGCGCGAAGTCGGATCGATCGAAATCCTGGTCAGATAGGTCATGAGGCTGGCTCCATAGGAATCATGGGATCGTGGTCACCGAGGATGCCCCCCAGATCGGGTTTTGATGCTCCTTGGCCATGGGGGTTTGGAATGACGACGTCACCGAGTCGGACAGTGGCCCTCGGCAGGTATTGCCGGTGCCTCGGGTCGAACGAAACCGGCAGGTCACGTAATAGTTCGGCACCAGGCGCACCGGGTTTGGCATCGGCATGCAGCTCAAGTCGGAACTTCTGTTCCTTGCCGTGGCGTCGTTGATAGGTCTCCGAACTTCGTAGCGGCAGATTGTTCAGGGCTTCGACCGCAGTGCCAGCGAGCAGCCCGGTTGGTGAATCATCGGTGCCGCGTTGCCCGATGGGACGGTCAGGCAGGCATGACCGTCGCCCGAGAAACAGCGGGTATTTGGGAACCATAAGTGCATCGGCTATCGCCACGAGTAGTTCCGGATCCCCCGAAAGCGCCGCGGTGAAGTGTGCATCGGCCAGGTAGTATCGGCGGCTCAACGGCATCCGCTTCGATTTGTCCTGGGATAGCGACACCTGGAAGTCTTCGAGCAAGGTTCCGGGTTGCTCGGTACGTACTGCGAATACCAATCCCACCAGATCATCTACGGGCTCCTGCCGCGAGCGGCCCAGTGCACTGGCGACAAGTCCGATGACGCCGCTCTTGGTCGGCTGCGGCCTGGTGAATCGCACCGTGAACCGGCTATCGGCTCCCCAGGACTGCAGGGGACCCGAAAGGGTGAGCAGAACAGACGACGTGCCGGTCACTTTGCGGCCTCGAGGTGTTCCCGGACCATCCTGTCCACTTCCCCAATGGCATCATCAATGGAACCTGTCGATCCCAATGCCGCCAGCGCCGCTGCGGCCTGGTTCGGAGTCGAGACGAAGCGCGTGGTCTTCAGCCCATAGGACCCGTCGAACCCCTTTACATGCTGAACGAGCACTTCAGAGGCAACGCGCATGCGAGACTTGCCGTCAGTCGCATGCACTTCCTCCTCGAAGGCCCCGACCCAGCTCAGCGGCTGGTCATGGCTGATGCTGATCACCACGGCATCAGGAAGGGTGCGGTTGGCAAAGCTGTTCTGCTTGCCCGTAGGCATCGACCTGATGAAGCTGCCGACGAATCCTGCCGTCGCCTTTGCCACAAGATCGGCATCGCCCAAGGTGCCGTGCAGTGAATTGATGTTCACCGTTGCATAGCGGTAAAGCGTTGATGATGTGAACTCGACCGTGCCAATCATGTCGGCGCCGGCCTCCTCTCCCTTATCCCGCTTGAGGTCATCCATCGCCGTGTAATAGTCGAACTCCGGGGTGGCTTCATGGATGCTGATCGCGTGGGCCACCTGGGCAGATGCGTCAACTGACAGGTCCTGTGCGTCGGCGATCATCCGGCCGAACAGGGCAACGTCGACCGCGTGGTCTGCCTTCAGGACCTTGGTGGCGTCCTTGGCCGCAACCGTGCCATTTCCCGAGATGATCAGATCCGCCAACTTATTGGCCTGTGCAACCCCGAGGAACAGCAAGTACCCGCTTACGGGCATCTGCTCGGCTTCGGGTTCGGGCGCCATTTCTCCCTTTTTTGGCTTCGCGACGCGTTTCTTAGGCGCGTCGGTTTTGATCTTCGCTGCCAGAAGCGCGGCTTGCGCCCATACCTGCGCTTCGTCCGCGTGCTCCGGCGCCTTCGCCGTAATGGCGTTTGCCAGCATGGTTACCACGTTCTTCGTCCGCTTGCCCAGCACCTCGGCATCGAAGGATTCCTCGAAGTCGGATCGGATGGCACGCTTCCAGGCTTGGCTGGAAACACGCTGCCGCACGATGCCGCCGTAGATTGCCGTCTTCGGCGATCCTGATTCGTCCCTGTTGATGTTATTGGGGGGCAGAGTCTGCAAGGCGTGGATATCGATATAGAGGTTTTTCATGGTTCTTCCCTTCGGTGGGTGAAACTAACAGCGTCTGGAATTTGGAAGCTAAACGGTGGCTTCCGGGGATTCGACTTCGAGTTCAGACTCCGAGTTTCGCTTGAAGCATGCGAAGTCGCGGCCCCATCGCAGCAGGACAGCCTTCCGGTCCTTCGGTGTCATCAGCCCACGAAGATCCACGGCGAACATGGCGTAATCGAAGGCAATGCCGGAAGTCCGTAGGAGTCTAATGATCGATCCGACATGATGCTGGATTTCCTGCGGTGAGGTCGAAGTGGCGAGCGCGTCGAACCGACGCTTTACTGATTCCGGTGAGCGGTCCCCGGAGGTGGCAAGCTCGCGGATGGAAGATGCGAACGGCCGGACAGCCGAGTGCATAGATCGATCACGGGTGGACTGCTGATGCACCGCGTATAGGCACAAGGCCAGATGCGACGCCCACTCCGAGGGGCTTGGGTTTTTTCCCTTGCCTTGAAGCCTCTCCGGTAGGCCCATCAGAGTGAACTCCCAGATGGCTGGGTTTGAGCCGGGAGGCTGGCCCACCGCTTGGCGCAAATGCGCCATGGCTTTCACCTCGTTTGCTGCATTCGCCGCATAACCTCGGAATAGTTGATTGACCCGAGCATTCATATGTCCGAACAATTCACTGGACATGTGTTTCCTCCGTTGTTGGGTTGTTGGTGTGTTCCGGCGATTCGGTGGCTACCGGGAATTCCTCGAACACATGCTTGGCAAAAGCATTTGTGGCGGTATGCGCCGTTCGCAAATGGCCATCCGCGTCGAAGCGCCCCTGAATGCTGCGAGGGCTGGCCTTGCGCAGCAAGGCATCGGAGTGCTTGAACAGGATCCCGCGGGCTGCCACGTTCCACGCGATGGCGAATTCCGTGGCCTCCTGATCGACGGAGATCCCCTTGAGCCAGTTCCGAAACAACGTGTCGAATTCAAAGTAGACAGCCGACAAAACCATGCCCTGATCAGTGGGCCGGTCATTTCCCCCGGCTACGAGTATCTGTTCGGCCAGCTTTCCCAACCTGTAGACGGCCGTCTCCGTTCGCTTGACCGCATCGATCGCCATTCCTCGGTGTCGAACGCCCTGTGGAGTCAGCAGTGATGCCTCAAGGGATAGTTGGTCGCAGTACAGGTTCTGGAATGAGGAGTCCTGAGTTCCATAGGAGAATCCGACCAGAACCGTGTTCATGTGATAGCCAGGTGGCAACATGCCGGCGGTCATCAGCACCGACAGGCGGTGGACCACTGCAGGGCGGCCGGCGTCGGCGGCGCCCGAGGCCGAAACCTCCCCGGAGCCGATCAGAGCGCCCAGTCCTCGCCATGCCGATCGATCCGGGTCATGCCGTTTGGGCATCCATACCTGATCGAGCTTCAGGGCCTTCGCCTGAGTCAGGCTGTCCCGCCACAGGCTCATTGGTTCGAACACATGCGAATTCTGTGGGATCAGGCGGTCCCCGTTAGTCACGAGTGCGCTAATGATTCCGTCGGCATCCGCTTTGAGCCGGACCCTGCGTGAGGACCAAGTGAAAATGTCTGAATCACCGATCGGGAAAACCTGGGTACCGTCCGGGTCCTTCTCCGTCGCGTTATCGCCCCTTGCCGAAGCCCCCGTCAGAGCAGACCGCTCCCAGACGGCAGAATCGGCATCGTCTCGCCCACGCTCATTGAAGTGAAGGTTCAGCAACAGTGTTTCTTTCAGGGTGGCACCTTGCAGATAGAGTCCGCCGAGCTGTCCCGCCCAGCCGGCTCCAATCGGATAGCCTTTCCCGCCGCTCACCCTGCGGTCATCGGTGGCACCAGGTTTGATTCCGGAATAATCGAACGCCTGCACATGGACCAGCCAACGTGCCGCTTCGGCGAACCCAAGGCGATCCAGCGCACTGCCGCTCCGCGTCGTAAAGTAATGCGCACCGGCCGGCACATCGGCAATCAATCGGGCGGGAGAGTCACTATCTCCCTTGGCCGTCTGCAGCCCAGGAACCTGCATGAAGGGCCTGACCGGATCCAACAGATTGAAGCTGCCCGAAATTCCCTCCTTGTCCAGATACTTCGCGATGCGGGTGACATCGAGGGTATACGCGGCCCACGCTTCGGCCCATGTCTCATCGGCATCCTGGACTTGGCCATGTGCCTGGCGTAGGACCGCAAGAAGCACCCGAATAATGGCGAAGTCGATGGTTGGCAGCTCATTGGACATGCAACCGATTTGGTGTGCCCTGGCAAAGAGCTCAACAATACCGACGTCGCCAATGGATCCGTCCAGGTTTTGGACGGTTATCCACGCATCATGCCGTAGGTCGAATACCGGCACCGTTTCCTCGTTCATAGTGTGTGCTCTTTCGTTGGATTGACGACGATGAGACCGAGATGCTTGTCGTAGCTCAGGTCGCGGCCGGCCAGTGTGCCGCGGGAATGTTCGTCTAGGAAGAGGACGAGCTGACCCTTGAGTAGCTTTTCCTCCTGCCATGAGGCGACTCCCTGTTGCTCCAGCTCGGTAAGCGTCCTATCGAAGTCCTCGAAACTCCGTGAGAATTCCAGTGGTAGCCGAATACTGTTGCGCATGATGTCCCGGGCCATGGTCGGATCGTCAATTCGGGCCTGATCGGTCAGGTTCACATTCGCCAGTTTTTCCTGCCACTCGAATCCGCTGATTCCGTCGGGCGTACGCCGCATCAGTATGACCTCGAAGGAATCCTCAATGTCCCTGACGCTGCTGACCGCTGCTGCTTCTTCCCGGGCTGCTGCGGCAAGCCCGGTGGTGACTTGACCCAACATGGGTTTGATACCGGCCGAGTCCAGCAGCAGATTGAGCTTGGTGCCAGGCCGTGGAATAAGCCCGGTCAATGCACGCTGGCGTTTTTTGGCATCTGCTAAATGAGCCTTCTGGGCTAATTCGTCCTTGTTGTGTGTCCACTCTGCTGGAAAGACAACGTCATCTCCGTATGCCTGCTGAACAAGGGTTGCCGCCTGATGAGGCAGCTGGACACCTTTCTCCCAGGCGGATTCCCTTTCCAGGATGGCCAGAGTGCTGAACAGCGCATATTCCTGATAGATGGCAGCAGCACTTCGTTCTAGCGTTGGATTGGAATCGTTCCATGATGACAGGCCCCGAACCCAAACCTCGGGTGTTCCCATGGCAGCCGGGCGCCTGTCACGGCGATGCCTATGGAGGCGCCCTACCCGTTGGATCAACAGATCCATCGGGGCGATATCTGTCACCAGCAAGTCGAAATCTATGTCAAGGGACTGCTCCAGAACCGAGGTTCCCACAACGACCCTCAAGCTCGGCCGGTTGACACCATTTCGCGGCGGACCCAAGAATGAAAGGAGGTCCTCCTCGAGCCGTAGGCGGTCAGCCGTCAGGAAACGCGAGTGCAGCAACGAGGCCGCACCTCCGGTCTTGTCGTTGAAGAACGCGTATGCGTCTTGCGCCCTACGAATCGTGTTGCACACGATTCCCACGATTCCCCCGCTGGCAAGCCGCGGTTCCATTGCCTCCCATAGGCGTTCCAGGTCATCTTCTACCTTGACCAGACGGTAGCCCTTCGGATCGGATTCCAGCGGGATGTCTATGCTCTGGATTCCGTCCTCGCCGGCAACAGTGATCCGAGGGTACCCTCCGTCTTGAGGCAGGGCTTTGACAACGACTTCGACATCGGCGACGCCCTCTAGACCGGCTTTCTCTTGCCTCATGCGGATAGGACCGTAGTATGCCTCGATGAGCGCGTGCTTCTGCGCCCAGGGTAGTGTCGCCGTCATGAGGATGACTGGCACTTCGTAGAGCGCCAGCCATTCTAGGGACCGCTTCAAGAACTCCGCCATATGGCTATCCGCCGCATGCACCTCGTCGATGATCACAATCTTGGAGGCAAGTCCAAGATGCCGCAGACAATAGTGCTTTGTGTTCAGAGCAGCCATCAGGATCTGGTCAATGGTCACAACTGCGATGTTCGGCTGCAGCACACGTTTTCGATCTGAATAGAAGTGGTGGACGATGGCGTCATGCCCACCGTTTCCATCGTCATCGTCGTGGATCAGCGGGGCATTCATGCGTTGAATAGGCAGGGCTGCATACGACTCGTTGTACTGGGACTTGCTATGTCCCAGGGAGAAAGTGGGGGTCCCGGTTCCGTCTGCGATGGTCTTCTGGAGCCATCCCAGGCAGCGGTTCATGATGGCATCCGTGGTGGCCATCGTTGGCAAGGCAAAGACCATCCCGTCCAGTCCCATTTTCCCTGCGATGGCTTCCGCAGCCGCCAGGGCCATCTCGGTCTTGCCGCTTCCGGTAGGTGCCTCGACTACATAAAGGGACGCTGTATCACGATGTTGAACCAGCTCGTAGAGCGCATTTTGGACGGCGTTGGGTACGGCTCCGCTTGGCAGCTCGAAGCGCTTTTCGAAATAGTCCATTACCGTGTCCGGCGCTTTTCCAAAAGCCCACGCCTCCGGAAGGCCCAATGACTTGAAGGCGCGGCGTAATCGACTGCTGCGATCCCGTGGCATGCCGTCGGTTTCCAAATCGAAGATGCCGGCGTTACTCGATGCCCAGTCGGCCAGAATGACGATTCCGGTCAGAAGAACCTGGCTTCGCGGTTTGATTCCAATATTCCTCAGCTTGTCCAAGACCGCCTCTGCATCTGAATCTTCAAGCCAAGCATTGAGCAAATCAAACTGGGCGTCGGACCACCCAGAGATGCTCGGGGCACAAGCCAGACCGCTGACAGTTGATGCGTCAGGGAACCTTCCATGATGGCCCCCAGAGACCATGGACAGGGACAACGAGATCCGCATGGAATATCCTTGCTGTTCTTGAAGCCACCGCGAAATATTGGCCATTCCAAGAACCGAATGCGGCAGAAGGTCGTAATCGCCCCACCGGTCATTTCGCGAATAGACTTCACTGTCTATTCGTGCATACAAACTTGGAACCTGCTCTTGAAAATGTGGAGAGGCTTTACCGACGTCATGTGATGCGGCCAGGAAAGCCACCAGCTTTTCAGCGTCTTCAGGTGTCGATGACAAATCGGATGAAATCCTCGCCCGCAACCCCGGGGCCAGATGCTGCCAAATTTGTCGAGCTGAGGCCGCCGCGTCCAGTCCATGGGCATGCAGTGAAAGATGTAGCAGTTCGTCCGGCATATCTTTCCGGTTGGTCTTCGCCCAAAGTTCCGGGCGTATGTGTCCACTGACCTTGTCCCTCATGTTCCCCCAAACACATCCCATCGACTTATTTGTGAGCTTAGCGACCGTTGCCGACAAAATGGGTGACTGACTTCACCGTGTCCTATGGGCTACTCGGACAAACCAAGAGGAACCCCTGCTGATCCACTACCAAAAAGTATCAACAGGACAACCAGCGCTTTCCAGAGATGCGGTAATTCCAATGAAATCTCCCACGATGAACTACACGTCGTTGAAGCGATTCCCCGGATGAGTTCATGCGCAGAAACAAGCCGTGGATTCTGCATAGTCGCAATCGTTGCCCAAACCGATCTTGAGCGCTGATCAAGAAGGCTGGCGTGGTCGTCGGGCTGACGCCGCTGATGAGACCTGAACCGCGGCGGCAGCATCGTCACCCACC
Above is a window of Paeniglutamicibacter cryotolerans DNA encoding:
- the cas7e gene encoding type I-E CRISPR-associated protein Cas7/Cse4/CasC, translated to MKNLYIDIHALQTLPPNNINRDESGSPKTAIYGGIVRQRVSSQAWKRAIRSDFEESFDAEVLGKRTKNVVTMLANAITAKAPEHADEAQVWAQAALLAAKIKTDAPKKRVAKPKKGEMAPEPEAEQMPVSGYLLFLGVAQANKLADLIISGNGTVAAKDATKVLKADHAVDVALFGRMIADAQDLSVDASAQVAHAISIHEATPEFDYYTAMDDLKRDKGEEAGADMIGTVEFTSSTLYRYATVNINSLHGTLGDADLVAKATAGFVGSFIRSMPTGKQNSFANRTLPDAVVISISHDQPLSWVGAFEEEVHATDGKSRMRVASEVLVQHVKGFDGSYGLKTTRFVSTPNQAAAALAALGSTGSIDDAIGEVDRMVREHLEAAK
- the casB gene encoding type I-E CRISPR-associated protein Cse2/CasB encodes the protein MSSELFGHMNARVNQLFRGYAANAANEVKAMAHLRQAVGQPPGSNPAIWEFTLMGLPERLQGKGKNPSPSEWASHLALCLYAVHQQSTRDRSMHSAVRPFASSIRELATSGDRSPESVKRRFDALATSTSPQEIQHHVGSIIRLLRTSGIAFDYAMFAVDLRGLMTPKDRKAVLLRWGRDFACFKRNSESELEVESPEATV
- the casA gene encoding type I-E CRISPR-associated protein Cse1/CasA: MNEETVPVFDLRHDAWITVQNLDGSIGDVGIVELFARAHQIGCMSNELPTIDFAIIRVLLAVLRQAHGQVQDADETWAEAWAAYTLDVTRIAKYLDKEGISGSFNLLDPVRPFMQVPGLQTAKGDSDSPARLIADVPAGAHYFTTRSGSALDRLGFAEAARWLVHVQAFDYSGIKPGATDDRRVSGGKGYPIGAGWAGQLGGLYLQGATLKETLLLNLHFNERGRDDADSAVWERSALTGASARGDNATEKDPDGTQVFPIGDSDIFTWSSRRVRLKADADGIISALVTNGDRLIPQNSHVFEPMSLWRDSLTQAKALKLDQVWMPKRHDPDRSAWRGLGALIGSGEVSASGAADAGRPAVVHRLSVLMTAGMLPPGYHMNTVLVGFSYGTQDSSFQNLYCDQLSLEASLLTPQGVRHRGMAIDAVKRTETAVYRLGKLAEQILVAGGNDRPTDQGMVLSAVYFEFDTLFRNWLKGISVDQEATEFAIAWNVAARGILFKHSDALLRKASPRSIQGRFDADGHLRTAHTATNAFAKHVFEEFPVATESPEHTNNPTTEETHVQ
- the cas3 gene encoding CRISPR-associated helicase Cas3' → MRDKVSGHIRPELWAKTNRKDMPDELLHLSLHAHGLDAAASARQIWQHLAPGLRARISSDLSSTPEDAEKLVAFLAASHDVGKASPHFQEQVPSLYARIDSEVYSRNDRWGDYDLLPHSVLGMANISRWLQEQQGYSMRISLSLSMVSGGHHGRFPDASTVSGLACAPSISGWSDAQFDLLNAWLEDSDAEAVLDKLRNIGIKPRSQVLLTGIVILADWASSNAGIFDLETDGMPRDRSSRLRRAFKSLGLPEAWAFGKAPDTVMDYFEKRFELPSGAVPNAVQNALYELVQHRDTASLYVVEAPTGSGKTEMALAAAEAIAGKMGLDGMVFALPTMATTDAIMNRCLGWLQKTIADGTGTPTFSLGHSKSQYNESYAALPIQRMNAPLIHDDDDGNGGHDAIVHHFYSDRKRVLQPNIAVVTIDQILMAALNTKHYCLRHLGLASKIVIIDEVHAADSHMAEFLKRSLEWLALYEVPVILMTATLPWAQKHALIEAYYGPIRMRQEKAGLEGVADVEVVVKALPQDGGYPRITVAGEDGIQSIDIPLESDPKGYRLVKVEDDLERLWEAMEPRLASGGIVGIVCNTIRRAQDAYAFFNDKTGGAASLLHSRFLTADRLRLEEDLLSFLGPPRNGVNRPSLRVVVGTSVLEQSLDIDFDLLVTDIAPMDLLIQRVGRLHRHRRDRRPAAMGTPEVWVRGLSSWNDSNPTLERSAAAIYQEYALFSTLAILERESAWEKGVQLPHQAATLVQQAYGDDVVFPAEWTHNKDELAQKAHLADAKKRQRALTGLIPRPGTKLNLLLDSAGIKPMLGQVTTGLAAAAREEAAAVSSVRDIEDSFEVILMRRTPDGISGFEWQEKLANVNLTDQARIDDPTMARDIMRNSIRLPLEFSRSFEDFDRTLTELEQQGVASWQEEKLLKGQLVLFLDEHSRGTLAGRDLSYDKHLGLIVVNPTKEHTL